The DNA sequence CGAGCCGAATAAGATGCTGTGGCGCAGTAACACAATGACACTTTAGGGAATGACCAACCCAGAGATGCAATTGTGGCGGTCTATTGACGGCTGAGgttatttttatttttgGTCTCGTGCTGATCAGGGCCTCTTGGCATCCCGTCCGTGAGATAGAGACAACATCCCGTCTGGCAGTTGCAAGCAGGCGAGGATTCCGCAAGCAGGGGGGGTCGGCTGCGGAAGCCAGTCAGGCAAGTCAGCAAGCCGTGATAGGTCCATTCGGTCTTCCCTCACAGAGACCGACGGGTAAGCTGCATCAAAGGAAGGGAAGCGAGCAGCGAGGAGGACCAGAACGCCTTGCCTGAGTTCCACTAGGGCCTGGCAGACTGCGCAGAGGCTTGCGACAAGGCTCGCCGAAGGCACTGCGGGCACCAAAGCTGGATAACATGGCTTGTCCAGACCCATCTGGGCTGGATATTTGGCGGGGGCTCGGCCTGGGGCTAGGCTTTGAAGGGAACTGGGATGGATCTAGCTGGGGCTCGGCTGACAGCCAAAGGAATCGGGCTGAGGAAGATGCATTACTACTTCTCATGATGACTGCCCTTTGAAGCTGActgtttcttctccttctccacttcttctctcttGCTCTGTTACCGGCCTCTCTGAATCACAACCATACATAcctaataattaattaggtAGCCGTTGAGTGCATTCCGGCCGCATCGACGCATTCAGCTGCCACCCTAGCACCCCACTCCCCCGACAACGCCCACGGGCATGTAGGTAAACACTGTCAGCTGCTTCACGACAACCTTACTAAGGTCCATCACTGCAGGGCCACAGCATCAATTTTTGAGCTTCATCTTTAACCACCAGcctcaccacctcctccatcgcACAAGCAACTCGCCTCTCCCCCGCCGGTTGGTGCCGAGCCCCGAGCGCGACGTCACTCACTCTCGATCAAACACGAACAATCTCCCCCCCAGGCCCCCCTTGTTTCAGAAACCCGGGCAACCGCCCGCGCAACCACTTGCGAACCCCAACTTGCGACCCTTTTGCCGACGATTGCAGAGCGCCCTTCGAGTGCGCATAAACTCCCGCCGTCATGTCTTACAACCGCTTAGGCAAGTCCAATACCCCCATTACCCCTTGATTGTCGGATGCTCCCTCTGTCGCCCTCGCTTGCGTATGCCACAGACGTACACGAGCGTGGCGGAGCATCGACAAACCCAACCCACTCGGCTCCGAGCGAAACATTACCTCTGCGCCTTCAGACACTCTGTCCAGTCTCAATACCTATATTCTAACCTTAGACTCGCGCAGACGACGACTACTACAATAACGAGATGGATCAGCGCTATGGCGCGCAGCAACATCGGACGCCGTCGCcagggcagcagcagtacGGGCCCCAGCACGGTTACCAGATGGAAGAGAACCCGTTTGACGACAATCGCTACAATCAGTATGGTCACTCGCAGTCTCATCTGAACATGCCCTCGGGCCCCGACCCAAACAGACTAGGAACTCCCAGCGACCGACTCGACCTAAATGCAGCGGTAAGTGCTTGTGCTGCGTCTTTCGCATGGGGATTGCTGGAGCAGATACACTGACGTTGCTTGTAGCAATCCGTCGATAATTTGTCCGGGTATGGCCACGGCGGCGACTACGCTGTCAACCCGCAAGACCACCACGATGCGTACGGAAACCAACCCTACGAGCCTCGCCCCCAGGGCTACGATACCTATGACCAAGGTTACGATCAGCGGTACGACCAAGCTTATGATGACCCGGCCGACCGACCCATGCTGCAGCATCAAGACTCGGATGCGCCTAGCGAGCCATACCAGGACCAGCCTCAGCAGGGCGGAATCAAGCGATGGAAGACTGTGAAGCAGGTCAAGCTCTACCGAGGAAACCTCGTGCTTGATTGCCCAGTTCCTCCCGTTCTTCTTTCTCAGGTTAACCACGGCGAGCGTGATGAGTTCACACACATGCGATACTCGGCCGCGACGTGCGATCCCAACGATTTCTTCGACAACGACTTCACTCTCCGACAGAAGCTGTTCAGCAAGCCTCGACACACCGAATTGTTCATCGTTGTCACCATGTATAACGAAGACGATATTCTCTTTGCGCGAACCATGACGGGTGTTTTCAAGAACATTGAGTACATGTGTAACCGACCCAACAGCAAAACTTGGGGGCAAGATGCCTGGAAGAAGATTGTTGTTTGCGTGGTCAGTGATGGCCGAGCTAAGATCAACCCGAGGACAAAGGCTCTTTTGGCGGGTATGGGTGTTTACCAGGAGGGTATCGCCAAGCAGCAAGTTAACGGAAAGGACGTGGAAGCTCATATTTACGAGTACACCACGCAGACACATCTTGCGATCAAGAACGATGTGGTCCAGCTTGTACATGGTCGCCAACCAGTTCAGATCCTCTTCTgtctgaaggagaagaacgccaagaagatcaactcTCATCGATGGTTCTTTACGGCATTTGGCAACGTCCTTAACCCCAATATTTgcgtcctcctcgatgcTGGTACTCGACCCGGTGGTAGCTCGATCTACCATCTCTGGAAGGCCTTCGACCTGGAGCCCATGTGCGGTGGCGCCTGTGGTGAAATCAAGGCCATGTTGGGCAAAGGAGGAAAATTACTCCTGAACCCTCTGGTTGCTGCGCAGAACTTCGAGTACAAGATGAGTAACATCCTGGACAAGCCTTTGGAATCCGCCTTTGGATTCATTTCTGTGCTGCCCGGTGCCTTTTCCGCCTACCGATACGTTGCGCTCCAGAACGACAAGAACGGCCAGGGTCCCTTGGAGAAGTACTTCCTCGGTGAGACGCTTCACGGTGGTAGTGACGCTGGTCTTTTCGAGTCCAACATGTATCTGGCCGAAGATCGAATTCTGTGTTTCGAGCTGGTTACCAAGAGAAACTGCCACTGGATCCTGCAATATGTCAAGTCGGCTACCGGTGAGACTGATGTGCCAGACACGATTACTGAGCTGGTCCTTCAGCGTCGTCGTTGGCTCAACGGTTCATTCTTCGCTGCCATCTATGCTATTGTCCACTTCCTCGACTTCCTCCGGTCCGATCACACCTTCTTGAGGAAGTTTGCCTTCTTCATTgagttcatcttcaacactaTAAACATGATCTTCGCCTGGTTCGCTATCGGTAACTTCTTCCTGGTCTTTAAGATTCTGACGACGAGTTTGGGAGACGATAGCTTACTTGGTCGTACCGGCGAGATCCTGGGTGTCGTCTTCACCTGGCTCTACGGTGTCATCTTGATCACATGTTTCGTA is a window from the Fusarium keratoplasticum isolate Fu6.1 chromosome 5, whole genome shotgun sequence genome containing:
- a CDS encoding chitin synthase I — protein: MSYNRLDDDYYNNEMDQRYGAQQHRTPSPGQQQYGPQHGYQMEENPFDDNRYNQYGHSQSHLNMPSGPDPNRLGTPSDRLDLNAAQSVDNLSGYGHGGDYAVNPQDHHDAYGNQPYEPRPQGYDTYDQGYDQRYDQAYDDPADRPMLQHQDSDAPSEPYQDQPQQGGIKRWKTVKQVKLYRGNLVLDCPVPPVLLSQVNHGERDEFTHMRYSAATCDPNDFFDNDFTLRQKLFSKPRHTELFIVVTMYNEDDILFARTMTGVFKNIEYMCNRPNSKTWGQDAWKKIVVCVVSDGRAKINPRTKALLAGMGVYQEGIAKQQVNGKDVEAHIYEYTTQTHLAIKNDVVQLVHGRQPVQILFCLKEKNAKKINSHRWFFTAFGNVLNPNICVLLDAGTRPGGSSIYHLWKAFDLEPMCGGACGEIKAMLGKGGKLLLNPLVAAQNFEYKMSNILDKPLESAFGFISVLPGAFSAYRYVALQNDKNGQGPLEKYFLGETLHGGSDAGLFESNMYLAEDRILCFELVTKRNCHWILQYVKSATGETDVPDTITELVLQRRRWLNGSFFAAIYAIVHFLDFLRSDHTFLRKFAFFIEFIFNTINMIFAWFAIGNFFLVFKILTTSLGDDSLLGRTGEILGVVFTWLYGVILITCFVLSLGNRPAGSGGLYAAMVWFWAGIMIYLLFAAIFISVKSIMADVNDADGFQVSDILKNKVFYMLIISVMSTWGIWLIASLIMLDPWHMATSFVQYMLLTPAFTNVLNVYAFCNTHDVSWGTKGDDKVEKLPSVNTKDGTAKTDLPDEGDLNAQYQRELTVFAQKEVIVKKEPTPSQLQEKQMDYYKGVRTGVVLIWMVTNFAIAALVLSSAGLDRISTSKEDKEDVQTQRSNIYMSIVLWSVAGLSAFKFLGAMWFLVVRMFRGV